The DNA region GAGCGCTTCAGGAAAGATGGTGTGGTGCAGTGCCGTGACTGATCAATTTGAAGCGTTGGTCACCGAGGTTTACGACGCCGCAGTCGACCCGCTGCTTTGGCCCATCTTCCTCGAACGGCTGAGGACGCGCCTCGGCGCCGAATTCGTTTCGATTGTCGCAATCCACAAGCCGACGATCCGGGTGACCCATGTCCATCACACGACATGGGATGCCACGGCGATCAGCGATCTTGCGGACCGACAACTGGTGCGGATTCCCATGCGGGACAAGATCCTGTTCGGCATGCTCGATACGCCGGTCTCCACGCTACAACTGATGCCGGAGCAGGAATTTCAGCAATCAAGCTTCCATCGCGAATGGGTCGCGCCAAACGGTCTGCGCGACGGCAGCACCACGCTGATCGCGGACACGGCAGAAGAACTGATTACGATCGGTTTCGTGACGTCGCAACGGCGTGACCCGGTCACGGCCGACGAAATGATGCTCGTGCAACGGCTTTCCCCTCATCTGCGGCGCGCCTTCATGATCGGGGAAACGCTGGAGCGGACGCGCTGGGGCGCCGAGATCACTCTTGCGGCTCTTTCCGGGATCGCGACGCCCATTCTGATCAGCGATGCGACCGGGCGTCTGATCTTCGCCAATCCCGCCGCTGAAAGGATCCTGGGTGCCGACGGGCCATTGCTTGTGCGACGCGGCCGTGTCGAACCACGTTCGGCTGCAGTCAGGGCGAATTTCTCGGAGGCCTTGCAGCGGGCGGCGTCGAGCGACCTTGCGCTCGGGCGGCGCGGTGTAGGCGTGCCGCTGCTGGCACAACTCGAGGCGACCTATGCCTACATTCTTCCCTTACTCGGAGTCGGGACCCGACGCGTCGGCAATCAGCCGCTCGTCGCGATCTTTCTCTCAACCCGCGAGAGCCGTGCGCTGCCCGAAGACGCCGTTCTCATGACCCTGTTCGATCTGACGCCTTCCGAGGCCAGAATCATGTCGCGGATTGCCGACGGACAAAGCGCGATAACCCTCAAGGATGAGCTTGGGATCAGCATCAATACGTTGAAGTCGCACCTGGCACGGATTTTCGCCAAGACAAATTGCGGCAGGCAGGCCGACCTCGTGAAATTGATGTCAGAACTCTCGCTGCCAACGCGGCTGTGACACGCCGGCCCTCATCCGGCGGCGTCCGCTGCCGCCGGCCGCGTCTTCATTTCGCCGAGATAGGCCTGCTGCACCATCTCGTTGTCGCGCAGGCTCCGGGCCG from Bradyrhizobium genosp. L includes:
- a CDS encoding LuxR C-terminal-related transcriptional regulator, translating into MTDQFEALVTEVYDAAVDPLLWPIFLERLRTRLGAEFVSIVAIHKPTIRVTHVHHTTWDATAISDLADRQLVRIPMRDKILFGMLDTPVSTLQLMPEQEFQQSSFHREWVAPNGLRDGSTTLIADTAEELITIGFVTSQRRDPVTADEMMLVQRLSPHLRRAFMIGETLERTRWGAEITLAALSGIATPILISDATGRLIFANPAAERILGADGPLLVRRGRVEPRSAAVRANFSEALQRAASSDLALGRRGVGVPLLAQLEATYAYILPLLGVGTRRVGNQPLVAIFLSTRESRALPEDAVLMTLFDLTPSEARIMSRIADGQSAITLKDELGISINTLKSHLARIFAKTNCGRQADLVKLMSELSLPTRL